From Ursus arctos isolate Adak ecotype North America unplaced genomic scaffold, UrsArc2.0 scaffold_11, whole genome shotgun sequence, the proteins below share one genomic window:
- the CLU gene encoding clusterin produces MKTLLLLVGLLLTWENGRVLGDQMVSDAELQEMSTEGSKYINKEIKNALKGVKQIKTLIEQTNEERKSLLSNLEEAKKKKEDALNETKDSETKLKASQGVCNDTMMALWEECKPCLKQTCMKFYARVCRSGSGLVGHQLEEFLNQSSPFYFWINGDRIDSLLENDRQQTHALDVMQDSFNRVSSIMDELFQDRFFAREPQDPFHYSPFSSFQRRPFFFNPKSRFARNIMPFPGYQPLNFHDIFQPFFDMIHQAQQAMDVNLHRLPHFPMEFTEDNQDRAVCKEIRHNSTGCLKMKDQCEKCQEILSVDCSSNNPAQVQLRQELNNSLQIAEKFTKLYDELLQSYQEKMFNTSSLLKQLNEQFSWVSQLANLTQSEDPFYLQVTTVGSQTSDSGVPSGVTKVVVKLFDSDPITVMVPEVVSRNNPKFMETVAEKALQEYRQKNREE; encoded by the exons GTGGGGCTGCTGCTGACCTGGGAGAATGGACGGGTTCTGGGAGACCAGATGGTCTCAGACGCAGAGCTCCAGG AAATGTCCACCGAGGGGAGTAAGTACAttaataaggaaattaaaaatgctctcaagggggtgaaacagataaagacCCTGATAGAACAAACAAACGAGGAGCGCAAATCCCTGCTCAGCAACTTGGAAGAggccaagaagaagaaagag GATGCCCTAAATGAGACCAAGGATTCCGAAACGAAGCTGAAGGCGTCCCAGGGGGTGTGCAATGACACCATGATGGCCCTCTGGGAGGAGTGTAAGCCTTGCCTGAAACAGACCTGCATGAAGTTCTACGCCCGCGTCTGCAGAAGCGGCTCGGGGCTGGTCGGCCACCAG CTTGAGGAGTTCCTGAACCAGAGTTCTCCCTTCTACTTCTGGATCAATGGTGACCGCATCGACTCGCTGCTGGAGAATGACCGGCAGCAGACCCACGCCCTGGACGTCATGCAGGACAGCTTCAACCGGGTATCCAGCATTATGGATGAGCTTTTCCAGGACAGATTCTTCGCCCGTGAGCCCCAGGATCCTTTCCACTACTCACCCTTCAGCTCATTCCAGAGGAGGCCTTTCTTCTTCAATCCCAAGTCCCGCTTCGCCCGGAACATAATGCCTTTCCCTGGCTACCAACCCTTGAATTTCCACGACATATTTCAGCCCTTCTTCGACATGATACACCAGGCTCAACAGGCCATGGATGTCAACCTGCATAGACTCCCCCACTTCCCAATGGAATTCACAGAAG ATAACCAGGACCGCGCTGTGTGCAAGGAGATCCGTCATAACTCCACAGGGTGCCTGAAGATGAAGGACCAGTGTGAAAAGTGCCAGGAGATCTTGTCCGTGG ACTGTTCTTCCAACAACCCCGCGCAGGTCCAGCTGCGACAGGAACTTAATAATTCCCTCCAGATTGCCGAGAAGTTCACCAAGCTGTACGACGAGCTGCTGCAGTCCTACCAGGAGAAGATGTTCAACACGTCCTCCCTGTTGAAGCAGCTGAACGAGCAGTTTAGCTGGGTGTCCCAGCTGGCTAATCTCACTCAAAGCGAAGACCCATTCTATCTCCAGGTCACGACG GTGGGTTCCCAGACTTCTGACTCCGGCGTGCCCTCTGGCGTCACTAAGGTGGTTGTGAAGCTCTTCGATTCCGACCCCATTACTGTGATGGTCCCAGAAGTCGTCTCCAGGAACAATCCTAAATTTATGGAGACCGTGGCAGAGAAAGCGCTTCAGGAATACCGCCAGAAGAACCG GGAGGAATGA